A single window of Mycolicibacterium madagascariense DNA harbors:
- a CDS encoding ribbon-helix-helix domain-containing protein: MAKQTNKAGAKNSADNSRPTPVQPASWMIKPMGHADVDEATIDRLVTEAEEGIPEEKLRRRGRPSIGPEASSTFSVRLPDDLAALVDERAAIDGVSRGETMRRALIEYLTR, from the coding sequence ATGGCCAAGCAAACCAACAAGGCCGGTGCGAAGAATTCGGCCGACAATTCGCGCCCTACTCCGGTGCAGCCCGCGAGCTGGATGATCAAGCCGATGGGTCACGCGGATGTGGACGAGGCCACCATCGACCGGTTGGTGACCGAAGCCGAAGAGGGCATCCCAGAGGAGAAGCTGCGCCGCCGGGGCAGGCCATCGATTGGACCGGAGGCCTCGAGCACGTTCTCCGTGCGCCTGCCAGACGACTTGGCCGCGCTGGTGGACGAACGCGCCGCGATCGACGGCGTGAGCCGAGGCGAAACGATGCGCCGCGCACTCATCGAATACCTGACGAGGTGA
- a CDS encoding LLM class F420-dependent oxidoreductase, producing MRFAFKTSPQNTTWDEMLPIWQTADDIDVFESGWTFDHFYPIFSDSTGPCLEGWITLTALAQATKRLRVGVLVTGIHYRHPAVLANMAAALDVISHGRLELGIGAGWNEEESGAYGIELGSIKERFDRFEEACEVLTSLLTNETTTFDGKYYQLKDARNEPKGPQQPHPPICIGGSGEKRTLPLTAKYADHWNFVGGTPEEFAHKRDVLHARCADIGRDPKEITLSAHVRLGEDRDYAKVVADAGALGKEGLDLAIIYLPPPYDPAVLEPLAEAIRDSGLT from the coding sequence GTGCGATTCGCCTTCAAGACCTCACCGCAGAACACCACCTGGGACGAGATGCTGCCGATCTGGCAGACCGCCGACGACATCGACGTCTTTGAGTCCGGCTGGACGTTCGACCACTTCTATCCGATCTTCTCCGACTCCACCGGGCCCTGCCTGGAGGGGTGGATCACGCTGACCGCGCTGGCGCAGGCCACCAAGCGCCTGCGCGTCGGCGTGCTCGTCACCGGCATCCACTACCGGCACCCGGCAGTGCTGGCCAACATGGCCGCCGCGCTGGACGTCATCTCCCACGGCCGCCTCGAGCTCGGCATCGGTGCGGGTTGGAACGAGGAGGAATCCGGCGCCTACGGCATCGAACTCGGCAGCATCAAGGAGCGCTTCGACCGCTTCGAGGAGGCGTGCGAGGTGCTGACCAGCCTGCTCACCAACGAGACGACGACGTTCGACGGCAAGTACTACCAGCTCAAGGACGCGCGCAACGAGCCGAAGGGCCCGCAGCAGCCGCACCCGCCGATCTGCATCGGCGGCAGCGGCGAGAAGCGCACCCTGCCGTTGACGGCGAAGTACGCCGACCACTGGAACTTCGTCGGTGGCACCCCGGAGGAGTTCGCGCACAAGCGCGACGTGCTGCACGCCCGCTGCGCCGACATCGGCCGCGATCCCAAGGAGATCACCCTCTCGGCCCACGTGCGGCTCGGCGAGGACCGCGACTACGCGAAGGTGGTCGCCGACGCCGGCGCGCTCGGCAAGGAGGGCCTCGATCTGGCGATCATCTACCTGCCGCCGCCGTACGACCCGGCCGTGCTGGAGCCGCTGGCCGAGGCCATTCGCGACTCCGGGCTGACCTAA
- a CDS encoding DeoR/GlpR family DNA-binding transcription regulator, whose protein sequence is MSIKRTDRMREVLSRLRDRGEVASQVLCRELGVSPATLRRDLADLEEQGLLLRTHGGARALDPSGSEIPVRLRDHRMVAIKRRIAQHAAALVPAGPQAVALTGGVTTGEVARSLKGRAHMTIVTNSLTIAADCAVDAHLKVIITGGLVRANSLEAVGPMSEHAFQVITVGTAILGADGMSAEIGATTFDEAEARTAIAMAANAQRVVVAVDGSKIGKVTLAKMVPLSRIHHLVTDSTANDEQLQAISAAGVRVHVVDVAGV, encoded by the coding sequence ATGTCGATCAAGCGCACGGACCGGATGCGCGAGGTGCTCTCACGGCTGCGCGACCGGGGCGAGGTGGCGTCCCAGGTGCTGTGCCGGGAGCTCGGCGTCTCGCCGGCGACGTTGCGACGCGACCTCGCCGACCTCGAAGAACAGGGCCTGCTGCTGCGGACCCACGGCGGCGCGAGGGCCCTCGATCCGAGCGGCAGCGAGATCCCGGTCCGGTTGCGCGACCACCGCATGGTCGCGATCAAGCGCCGGATCGCCCAGCATGCCGCCGCGCTGGTGCCGGCGGGACCGCAGGCCGTGGCGCTCACTGGCGGCGTCACGACCGGCGAGGTGGCCAGATCGCTCAAGGGCCGCGCGCACATGACGATCGTGACGAACTCGCTGACGATCGCCGCGGACTGCGCGGTCGACGCCCACCTGAAGGTGATCATCACCGGCGGGCTGGTGCGCGCCAACTCCCTGGAGGCCGTCGGCCCCATGTCCGAGCACGCGTTTCAGGTCATCACCGTCGGGACCGCCATCCTCGGCGCCGACGGGATGTCGGCCGAGATCGGCGCGACGACGTTCGACGAGGCCGAGGCCCGCACCGCCATCGCCATGGCGGCCAATGCCCAGCGCGTCGTCGTCGCCGTGGACGGCTCCAAGATCGGCAAGGTGACCCTGGCGAAGATGGTGCCGCTCAGCCGGATTCACCATCTGGTGACCGACTCCACGGCGAACGACGAACAGCTGCAGGCGATTTCGGCAGCGGGCGTACGCGTCCACGTGGTGGACGTCGCCGGGGTGTGA
- a CDS encoding D-tagatose-bisphosphate aldolase, class II, non-catalytic subunit: protein MSPTSHAPVVDRLADTIARHRLGQPVGVYSVCSAHPTVVQAAIDQAAADGGYVLIEATSNQVDQFGGYTGLRPADFRDLVHRIADERGFPRDRVVLGGDHLGPNRWQGESSNAAMQKAEVLIAAYVEAGYRKIHLDCSMSCADDPDVLPDEIVASRSARLLRVAEDSARRVETAPVYVIGTEVPVPGGAHETLGQLVPTPADRARTTIAAHRTAFAELGLESVWPRVIALVVQPGVEFDHQQVIDYDRTATAELRRVLDGEGLVFEAHSTDYQRPERLRELVEDHWAILKVGPGLTFAMREALFALAMIENELVETALRSHLVDVVERRMLAEPGYWEGYYTGDALAQRVARRYSYSDRLRYYWADPEVEAARKTLLDNLDRVGIPLPLISQFLPDQYHRVRAGELTPTPQTLVLDRVRDALRPYAHACRSTGEVHD from the coding sequence ATGTCCCCCACGTCACACGCACCGGTAGTCGACCGACTGGCCGACACCATCGCGCGCCATCGACTCGGCCAACCGGTGGGCGTCTACTCGGTGTGCTCGGCGCATCCCACCGTGGTGCAGGCCGCCATCGACCAGGCCGCGGCCGACGGCGGCTACGTGCTGATCGAGGCGACGTCCAATCAGGTCGACCAGTTCGGCGGCTACACCGGGCTGCGGCCCGCCGACTTCCGCGACCTGGTGCACCGCATCGCCGACGAGCGGGGCTTTCCCCGCGACCGGGTCGTCCTCGGTGGCGACCACCTCGGACCCAACCGCTGGCAGGGTGAATCATCCAATGCGGCAATGCAGAAGGCCGAGGTGCTGATCGCGGCCTACGTCGAGGCCGGGTACCGCAAGATCCACCTCGACTGCAGCATGTCCTGCGCGGACGACCCCGACGTCCTGCCCGACGAGATCGTCGCGAGCCGCTCGGCGCGGCTGCTGCGGGTCGCCGAGGACAGCGCGCGGCGCGTTGAAACGGCCCCGGTCTACGTGATCGGCACCGAGGTGCCCGTGCCCGGCGGCGCCCACGAGACCCTCGGCCAGCTCGTGCCCACCCCGGCCGATCGCGCCCGCACCACCATCGCCGCCCACCGGACCGCCTTCGCCGAGCTCGGGCTCGAGTCAGTCTGGCCGCGGGTGATCGCCCTGGTGGTGCAGCCCGGCGTCGAATTCGACCACCAGCAGGTCATCGACTACGACAGGACGGCGACCGCCGAACTGCGCCGGGTCCTGGACGGCGAGGGACTCGTCTTCGAGGCACACTCCACCGATTATCAACGGCCAGAACGTCTTCGGGAGCTCGTCGAGGACCACTGGGCGATCCTCAAGGTCGGCCCCGGCCTGACGTTCGCGATGCGCGAGGCGCTGTTCGCGCTGGCGATGATCGAGAACGAACTCGTCGAGACCGCCCTGCGATCCCATCTCGTCGACGTCGTCGAGCGCAGGATGCTCGCCGAGCCCGGCTACTGGGAGGGGTACTACACCGGTGATGCGCTCGCCCAGCGCGTCGCCCGTCGCTACAGCTACAGCGACCGACTGCGCTACTACTGGGCCGACCCCGAGGTCGAAGCGGCGCGAAAGACGCTGCTGGACAACCTCGATCGCGTGGGCATCCCGCTGCCGCTGATCAGCCAGTTCCTACCCGACCAGTACCACCGGGTCCGGGCCGGCGAGCTCACCCCCACCCCGCAGACCCTGGTCCTCGACCGGGTCCGCGACGCCCTACGTCCCTACGCTCACGCGTGCCGCAGCACTGGAGAGGTTCATGACTAA
- a CDS encoding SIS domain-containing protein, which produces MTNTPVPAQADGGATILEIEQQPGAWREVATGITESATTFLRDVLDRPDLRVILTGAGSSAFAGEIAAPALRRHLGRRVEAIATTDIVASPRDYLEPDVPTLLVSFGRSGNSPESLATTVLADELVHDVWHLVLTCDRDGQLGRAHRGRANSLVVDMPERTNDVGFAMTSSLTSMLLSCLLLLGPARADDGETLARAAQFVINRKADARALAQTKRQRFVYLGSGPLQGLARESALKLLELTAGEVVTYYDSPLGFRHGPKSVLDADTLVVVYLSTDPHTRLYDLDIVAEIRAQLGQDAVTVLSTAPIPAALGPAVVLPGLDGLDDALVALPYLVFAQYLALFTSLEYGKTPDDPFPSGEVSRVVKGVTIHPMDGDGHA; this is translated from the coding sequence ATGACTAACACCCCCGTCCCCGCCCAAGCAGACGGCGGCGCCACGATTCTCGAGATCGAACAGCAGCCCGGTGCGTGGCGCGAGGTCGCCACCGGCATCACCGAGAGCGCGACGACGTTCCTGCGCGATGTGCTGGATCGTCCCGATCTGCGCGTGATCCTCACGGGCGCAGGCAGTTCGGCCTTTGCGGGCGAGATTGCCGCACCGGCGCTGCGGCGCCACCTCGGCCGACGCGTCGAGGCCATCGCCACCACCGACATCGTCGCGTCCCCGCGCGACTACCTGGAACCCGACGTCCCCACGCTGCTGGTGTCGTTCGGCCGGTCGGGCAACAGCCCCGAGAGCCTGGCGACCACGGTGCTCGCCGACGAACTCGTGCACGACGTCTGGCATCTGGTGCTGACCTGCGATCGCGACGGGCAGCTCGGGCGCGCCCACCGGGGTCGGGCGAACTCCCTCGTCGTCGACATGCCGGAGCGCACCAACGACGTCGGCTTCGCGATGACGTCGAGCCTGACCTCGATGCTGCTGTCGTGTCTCCTGCTGCTCGGGCCGGCCAGGGCCGACGACGGCGAAACACTGGCGCGCGCAGCACAATTCGTCATCAACCGCAAGGCCGATGCCCGGGCGCTCGCCCAGACCAAGCGCCAGCGGTTCGTCTACCTGGGCAGCGGCCCGCTGCAGGGACTGGCCAGGGAATCGGCCCTCAAGCTCCTCGAGCTGACGGCCGGTGAGGTCGTGACGTACTACGACTCCCCGCTGGGCTTCCGGCACGGCCCGAAGTCGGTGCTCGACGCGGACACCCTCGTCGTGGTGTACCTGTCGACCGATCCGCACACCCGGCTCTACGACCTCGACATCGTCGCCGAGATCCGCGCGCAGCTGGGGCAGGACGCCGTCACCGTGCTCAGCACCGCACCGATCCCCGCCGCCCTCGGACCCGCCGTCGTGCTGCCCGGCCTCGACGGGCTAGACGACGCCCTGGTCGCGCTGCCCTATCTGGTGTTCGCGCAGTACCTGGCGCTGTTCACGTCCCTCGAATACGGCAAGACGCCGGACGATCCGTTCCCGTCGGGCGAGGTCAGCCGCGTCGTCAAGGGCGTCACCATCCACCCGATGGACGGGGACGGACATGCCTAG
- a CDS encoding N-acetylglucosamine kinase gives MPRFLGVDGGGSKTAFVLVDADGVVLARATAPTSYYFNDGFDVVERVLAQGISAICEQAGIDRSDIDGAFFGIPGYGEASADVAKLDAVPGRVLGHDRYGCDNDMVCGWAGSLAGADGINVISGTGSMTYGERAGVGHRVGGWGELFGDEGSAYWVATQGLNAFSRMSDGRRPRSPLYEHLRDRLQLAGDLDAVSLVIDTWKGNRSSIAALATTVCHAARDGDPVSVGILSAAAAELVALIETTRALVGFTESDTVPVSYSGGMFSDPGFLATFLAELGSRAGGYDVRRPLLDPAVGAALYAAKLTGHPLSPEAVHQLATTPASSREVKTP, from the coding sequence ATGCCTAGGTTTCTGGGCGTCGACGGGGGCGGATCGAAGACCGCGTTCGTCCTCGTCGATGCGGACGGGGTGGTGCTGGCCCGCGCGACCGCACCGACGTCGTACTACTTCAACGACGGGTTCGACGTCGTCGAACGCGTTCTCGCGCAGGGCATCTCCGCCATCTGCGAGCAGGCCGGCATCGACCGCTCCGACATCGACGGCGCGTTCTTCGGCATCCCCGGCTACGGGGAGGCCAGTGCCGACGTCGCCAAGCTCGACGCCGTCCCCGGCCGCGTGCTCGGACACGACCGTTACGGCTGCGACAACGACATGGTGTGCGGATGGGCCGGCTCTCTGGCGGGCGCGGACGGCATCAACGTCATCAGCGGTACCGGGTCGATGACCTACGGCGAGCGCGCCGGCGTCGGTCACCGCGTCGGCGGCTGGGGCGAACTGTTCGGCGACGAGGGTTCGGCGTACTGGGTGGCGACGCAGGGGCTCAACGCATTCAGCCGGATGAGCGACGGCCGCAGGCCCCGCAGTCCGCTCTACGAGCACCTGCGCGACCGGCTGCAGCTGGCCGGCGATCTCGACGCCGTCAGCCTGGTCATCGACACGTGGAAGGGCAACCGCAGCTCCATCGCCGCCCTGGCCACCACCGTCTGTCACGCCGCCCGCGACGGGGACCCCGTGTCGGTCGGCATCCTGAGCGCGGCCGCGGCCGAACTGGTCGCGCTGATCGAGACCACCAGGGCGCTGGTCGGTTTCACCGAGTCCGACACCGTGCCGGTGTCCTACTCCGGGGGGATGTTCTCCGATCCCGGCTTCCTCGCCACCTTCCTCGCCGAACTCGGTTCGCGCGCAGGCGGTTACGACGTACGGCGGCCGCTGCTCGACCCCGCGGTCGGCGCCGCGCTCTACGCGGCCAAGCTCACCGGCCATCCGCTCAGCCCGGAAGCCGTGCACCAACTCGCCACCACGCCCGCCAGTTCTCGAGAGGTGAAGACACCATGA